The following proteins are co-located in the Pedobacter sp. FW305-3-2-15-E-R2A2 genome:
- a CDS encoding cold-shock protein yields the protein MRTTGKVKWFNSAKGFGFITPEDGGKDIFVHFSAIAGDSFRELNEGDSVEFELNEGKKGPEASNVTVL from the coding sequence ATGCGTACAACAGGAAAAGTTAAATGGTTTAATTCTGCAAAAGGATTTGGATTTATAACTCCAGAAGATGGAGGAAAAGATATTTTCGTACATTTTTCTGCGATTGCAGGAGATTCATTCAGAGAGTTGAATGAAGGAGACAGCGTAGAATTCGAATTGAATGAAGGAAAAAAAGGTCCTGAAGCGTCAAACGTAACAGTTCTTTAG
- a CDS encoding SDR family oxidoreductase has translation MPNTDPSVTQTISVLGCGWYGLELAKKLVSLGYLVKGSSTTAEKLPILSNAGIQPYLVDFQEDGEHYDPDFFQTDVLLISVPPKRSSGTQQTFYKKIAGIAGAAQKQQVKQVIFISSTAVYGDHNLEITESSTPEPDTASGMAMLEAEKLLIAQSTFTTTVLRFGGLIGPGRNPGRFFAGKQAVPNGQAPVNLVHLTDCINFTVSLIKSAAFGAIYNVCSTDHPSRQDFYTKAAEVSGLPIPGFVDELLQWKRVSTQHIAPNFHYQYLIGNFSTWMDTDKL, from the coding sequence ATGCCCAATACTGATCCCTCAGTAACACAAACCATCAGCGTTCTCGGTTGCGGCTGGTATGGCCTGGAACTTGCGAAAAAACTGGTCTCCTTAGGATATCTGGTGAAAGGTTCCAGTACCACTGCAGAAAAATTGCCCATACTTTCCAATGCGGGAATTCAACCTTACCTCGTCGACTTTCAGGAAGATGGGGAACATTACGATCCCGATTTCTTCCAGACAGATGTATTGCTCATCAGCGTTCCACCAAAGCGAAGCAGTGGCACACAACAGACCTTCTATAAAAAGATAGCAGGCATTGCCGGCGCAGCGCAAAAACAACAGGTTAAACAGGTGATATTTATCAGTTCCACCGCAGTATATGGAGACCATAACCTCGAAATCACAGAATCAAGTACTCCTGAACCAGACACTGCATCAGGCATGGCCATGCTGGAAGCGGAAAAGCTATTGATCGCTCAAAGTACGTTTACCACAACCGTTCTTCGTTTTGGAGGTCTGATCGGGCCCGGCAGAAATCCCGGAAGATTCTTTGCCGGAAAACAGGCTGTACCCAACGGACAGGCGCCTGTAAATCTCGTACACCTTACAGATTGCATCAATTTTACCGTATCGCTGATCAAAAGTGCAGCATTCGGAGCTATATATAATGTATGCTCCACGGATCATCCCAGCAGACAGGACTTTTATACTAAAGCGGCTGAAGTTTCCGGCCTCCCCATTCCTGGCTTTGTTGATGAACTGCTGCAATGGAAGCGTGTTTCTACCCAACATATTGCCCCAAACTTCCACTATCAATATCTTATCGGTAATTTTTCAACTTGGATGGATACGGATAAATTATAA